A part of Providencia sp. PROV188 genomic DNA contains:
- a CDS encoding antirestriction protein, whose amino-acid sequence MSSHQNLAAPESNERKGKDETVITAITVKTPQARLRFLPAKLGRYYLVFENAIYHWMNRHAVTYHGGYWEFYQLSNGGFYLQPPKNYMLNSPNGFCGEVNAQEAGIIVCLILLSHFSFITHEKGHQEDCERISACFHQL is encoded by the coding sequence ATGTCATCACATCAAAACCTTGCAGCTCCAGAATCTAACGAAAGAAAGGGAAAAGACGAAACTGTCATTACGGCTATAACGGTGAAAACGCCGCAAGCTCGCTTAAGGTTTTTACCTGCCAAGTTGGGAAGGTATTATCTTGTCTTTGAAAATGCGATTTATCACTGGATGAATCGACATGCCGTTACTTATCACGGCGGGTACTGGGAATTTTATCAACTGTCGAATGGTGGCTTTTATTTGCAACCGCCAAAAAACTATATGCTTAACTCCCCAAATGGTTTTTGTGGGGAAGTGAACGCTCAAGAAGCGGGGATTATTGTCTGTTTAATCCTGTTAAGTCATTTTTCATTTATCACTCATGAAAAAGGACATCAGGAAGATTGTGAGCGTATTTCTGCTTGTTTTCATCAATTGTGA
- a CDS encoding AAA family ATPase, whose protein sequence is MILTIANTKGGVGKSTLAVNIAVARARQGKKVWLVDGDKQGSSQTAILVRSEDGIEPGIACSHYPEGPVLRSQVQLQKDNYDDVIIECGGRDSTAMRAALTITDILVIPSAPGSFEAWAMDANVALIREARSIRDNLICYSLLNKGDTHARSTDNIEMIEMMKDYQDDIPVLDTVIYQRKAFANAAGSGRTVEELKLKSRDKIAITELNKLISILYK, encoded by the coding sequence ATGATATTAACAATTGCGAATACAAAGGGCGGGGTAGGTAAATCTACGTTGGCTGTCAATATCGCCGTGGCCAGAGCTAGGCAAGGTAAAAAAGTCTGGCTTGTTGACGGGGATAAACAAGGTTCATCCCAAACCGCAATTTTGGTTAGATCTGAAGATGGAATAGAACCTGGTATAGCTTGTTCACATTATCCAGAAGGCCCAGTACTAAGAAGCCAAGTTCAGCTACAAAAAGATAATTATGATGATGTCATCATTGAGTGTGGAGGGCGGGACTCAACAGCAATGAGAGCAGCATTAACAATTACAGATATTTTAGTTATTCCTTCTGCTCCAGGTAGTTTTGAAGCATGGGCAATGGATGCAAATGTAGCCTTAATAAGAGAAGCTAGAAGTATCAGAGATAATTTGATTTGTTACTCATTGTTAAATAAAGGTGATACGCACGCACGTTCAACAGACAATATAGAAATGATAGAAATGATGAAAGACTACCAAGATGATATTCCTGTTCTTGATACTGTAATTTATCAAAGGAAAGCATTTGCAAATGCAGCAGGAAGCGGTAGAACCGTCGAAGAATTAAAATTAAAGAGTAGAGATAAGATAGCGATAACAGAGTTAAATAAACTTATATCAATACTATACAAATAG
- a CDS encoding restriction endonuclease → MASLEQINYQPHRAEISDGSLQWAPLKRKPIKNLPQIVWEDNSTWAEANLWVLDQATSSKRDLKTVRSNMSHLLAYAKWLEAESIQWWHFPERESERCLVRFRGALVAARNNGELAPSTASQRMAAVIRFYKWTQSRRLISPEWPMWEQRFVGIKLTNPFGLEQPHAAQIVSVLKKVSGNLNIKNRDDKAKVSLNKVVYLSPEFQALWDRIKYKTAFRVDFDTNALIDKCAEEIKINLQVGKARFTYRKAKTEIDRGGVHTQQVQETTSVYESRAFDLPDLITYLQNETNLTRRTIVAIINKSGRLESFKNNPQKFIEQAANIIKSQMHLFIVDGIKYHKIGDDQFYAQELFQQNELFGYLKDNMIKAEKSVFDHVVYDSDIELEFASAFELNDDIKLYAKLPGWFKIDTPLGGYNPDWAVLIDQDGKEKLYFVVETKSTLFSVERRPEENAKIKCGYAHFEALGDDVKFTVSNSMDEFSSRYA, encoded by the coding sequence ATGGCAAGCCTTGAGCAAATCAACTATCAGCCACATCGAGCAGAAATATCGGACGGCTCGTTACAGTGGGCTCCACTAAAAAGAAAACCGATCAAAAATCTTCCCCAAATAGTCTGGGAAGATAATTCAACCTGGGCAGAAGCAAATCTTTGGGTCCTGGATCAGGCAACATCATCAAAACGGGATCTGAAAACTGTTCGATCCAATATGTCTCACCTGCTTGCCTACGCAAAATGGCTAGAAGCAGAGTCAATCCAATGGTGGCATTTCCCAGAGCGAGAAAGTGAGCGTTGCCTTGTTCGCTTTCGTGGAGCACTTGTTGCCGCCAGAAATAATGGTGAGCTTGCTCCAAGCACTGCTTCGCAGAGGATGGCAGCAGTCATCCGTTTCTATAAATGGACACAATCGCGTCGATTAATTTCACCAGAATGGCCAATGTGGGAGCAGCGATTTGTTGGAATCAAATTAACCAATCCGTTTGGTCTCGAACAGCCCCATGCAGCACAGATTGTGTCGGTACTGAAAAAAGTATCCGGTAACCTGAACATCAAGAACCGCGATGACAAAGCCAAGGTTTCCCTGAACAAAGTGGTGTATCTGAGCCCCGAGTTCCAGGCGCTGTGGGATCGTATTAAATACAAAACTGCATTCCGCGTGGACTTTGATACCAATGCGCTGATCGATAAGTGCGCCGAAGAAATCAAAATCAACCTTCAGGTGGGCAAGGCTCGCTTCACTTACCGCAAGGCGAAGACTGAAATAGACCGTGGTGGAGTGCATACACAACAGGTTCAGGAAACAACCAGCGTGTACGAATCCCGAGCGTTTGATTTGCCAGATCTCATAACATACCTACAAAACGAGACCAATCTGACGCGCCGAACCATTGTTGCCATTATCAACAAAAGTGGTCGCCTGGAATCATTCAAGAACAATCCGCAGAAATTTATCGAGCAGGCCGCCAACATCATCAAAAGCCAGATGCACCTGTTTATCGTCGATGGCATCAAGTATCACAAAATTGGTGATGACCAATTCTATGCCCAGGAATTATTCCAACAGAACGAATTGTTTGGTTATCTGAAAGACAACATGATTAAGGCCGAAAAGTCCGTTTTTGACCATGTGGTTTACGACTCCGATATCGAGCTGGAATTTGCCTCGGCGTTCGAGTTAAACGACGATATTAAGCTCTACGCCAAGCTCCCCGGATGGTTCAAAATCGATACGCCATTGGGTGGATACAACCCCGACTGGGCAGTGTTGATTGATCAGGATGGGAAAGAAAAACTCTATTTTGTCGTCGAAACCAAGAGCACGCTTTTCTCGGTGGAACGACGTCCGGAGGAAAATGCCAAAATCAAATGTGGTTATGCACACTTTGAAGCACTGGGTGATGACGTGAAGTTTACGGTATCTAATTCGATGGATGAGTTTTCAAGCAGGTATGCGTGA
- a CDS encoding type I restriction-modification system subunit M produces MSQLSFFDVDLSQSPEEHPLISATQDRQSQCQPKKHSKGQRLASVNASSNRDFHKAFTQLFHQTARYHSRSEVFRDFIHIATISLENSVKQCPELEQTYFKVIARYEKEDLNAFAKLLAICVNALDHQATDFLGELFMTLELGDGRWGQFFTPFQMSQLMAELILGDCRSHIEQKGYISVCEPTCGKRYIPSFNRTLYMFQW; encoded by the coding sequence ATGTCACAATTAAGTTTTTTTGATGTGGATTTAAGCCAATCCCCTGAAGAGCATCCCCTTATTTCAGCAACACAAGACCGACAATCACAATGCCAGCCCAAAAAACACAGCAAAGGACAGCGGCTTGCATCGGTCAATGCGTCATCAAATCGTGATTTTCATAAAGCATTTACGCAACTGTTTCACCAAACAGCACGCTATCATAGTCGCTCTGAGGTGTTTCGGGATTTTATTCACATTGCCACTATTTCATTAGAGAACAGTGTGAAACAGTGTCCTGAGTTAGAACAAACCTATTTTAAAGTGATTGCTCGTTATGAAAAAGAGGACTTAAACGCTTTCGCTAAGCTCCTCGCTATTTGTGTGAATGCGTTAGACCACCAAGCCACGGACTTTTTGGGCGAGCTATTCATGACATTAGAACTGGGGGATGGGCGTTGGGGGCAGTTTTTTACGCCGTTTCAGATGAGCCAGCTAATGGCTGAACTGATTCTTGGTGATTGCCGCTCTCACATTGAACAAAAGGGGTATATCTCGGTGTGTGAGCCCACGTGTGGCAAACGTTACATACCAAGTTTTAATCGCACACTATACATGTTTCAATGGTGA
- a CDS encoding IS3 family transposase (programmed frameshift) produces MIEILGPERRKRHSPQEKMAIVQQSFESGMSVSIVARQHGVAVSQLFLCRKQYQEGSLTAVTAGEHVVPASELASAIKQIKELQRLLGKKTMENELLKEAVEYGRGKKVDSARALITQGWKISLVSRTLCVSRAQLYVLAKRKSDWKDKRGRRPQDDSEALARIHNVIDKLPTYGYRRVWAMLRRQSEHENIAMINAKRVYRMMKQSALLLERKPAIPVSKRAHTGKVAVNESNQRWCSDGFEFRCDNGEKLRVTFALDCCDREALHWAASSGGFNSETVQDVMMGAVEHRFGNGLPTKSVEWLTDNGSAYRAHETRWFAKQVGLSPRHTAVRSPQSNGIAESFVKIMKRDYISLMPKPNGLTAVKNLAAAFEHYNEWHPHSALGYRSPREYLRRRTHNEISDKKCLEI; encoded by the exons ATGATCGAGATATTAGGTCCTGAACGCAGAAAACGACATTCCCCACAAGAAAAAATGGCCATTGTTCAGCAAAGCTTTGAGTCAGGTATGAGTGTTTCCATAGTTGCTCGACAACATGGTGTCGCTGTAAGCCAGCTTTTCCTTTGTCGTAAACAGTATCAAGAAGGAAGCCTGACCGCGGTAACAGCAGGTGAACACGTTGTTCCTGCTTCTGAGCTCGCATCAGCAATAAAGCAAATTAAAGAGCTACAGCGGTTGCTCGGCAAAAAAACAATGGAAAATGAACTTCTTAAAGAAGCCGTCGAGTATGGCCGTG GAAAAAAAGTGGATAGCGCTCGCGCCCTTATTACCCAAGGATGGAAAATAAGCTTAGTGAGCCGAACCTTATGTGTGTCACGAGCGCAGTTATACGTTCTAGCAAAACGAAAAAGTGATTGGAAAGATAAACGAGGCCGCCGCCCTCAAGATGATAGCGAGGCGCTTGCTCGTATACACAACGTAATTGATAAGCTCCCTACGTATGGCTATCGGCGTGTCTGGGCGATGTTACGTCGGCAATCTGAGCATGAAAATATCGCAATGATTAATGCCAAACGTGTTTACCGTATGATGAAGCAATCCGCATTATTGTTGGAGCGTAAACCAGCAATCCCGGTCTCGAAACGAGCTCATACAGGAAAAGTGGCGGTAAATGAAAGCAACCAACGTTGGTGTTCAGATGGTTTTGAGTTCCGATGTGATAATGGTGAAAAACTGCGCGTCACGTTCGCTTTAGACTGTTGTGATCGCGAAGCCCTGCATTGGGCGGCTAGCTCGGGAGGCTTCAACAGTGAAACCGTGCAAGATGTCATGATGGGCGCAGTGGAGCATCGCTTCGGTAACGGGTTACCGACAAAGTCAGTAGAGTGGTTGACCGATAATGGTTCAGCATATCGAGCCCATGAAACGCGGTGGTTCGCTAAACAAGTTGGATTATCCCCTAGACATACGGCGGTACGTAGTCCACAAAGTAACGGTATTGCAGAAAGCTTTGTAAAAATCATGAAGCGAGACTACATAAGTTTAATGCCAAAACCTAATGGATTAACGGCAGTAAAGAATCTAGCGGCAGCCTTCGAGCATTACAATGAATGGCATCCTCACAGTGCACTGGGTTATCGTTCTCCGCGAGAGTATCTGCGGCGTCGAACTCATAATGAAATAAGTGATAAAAAGTGTCTGGAAATATAG
- a CDS encoding plasmid partitioning/stability family protein, which yields MNHERKKFTLYLHPENPADKQALEIIESIPRSSRGEFFRHAFICGTALQHLDARLPALLATLFNDKLTAEQLVTLISQTTGWKPSQAEIQAVIQALGMNSRLSEDNSPTEIKANPPLAKVKNKLSKLV from the coding sequence ATGAATCATGAGCGGAAAAAATTTACGTTATACCTTCATCCCGAAAACCCTGCTGATAAACAGGCTTTAGAGATTATTGAGTCTATACCTCGTTCTTCTAGGGGAGAGTTTTTCCGCCATGCGTTTATTTGCGGCACGGCATTACAACACCTTGATGCACGTTTGCCTGCATTATTGGCGACGTTATTTAATGATAAATTAACCGCAGAACAGCTTGTCACATTAATTTCGCAAACAACAGGGTGGAAGCCATCTCAAGCTGAAATACAGGCGGTTATTCAAGCGCTTGGTATGAATTCAAGACTAAGTGAAGACAATAGCCCCACTGAGATAAAAGCCAATCCACCTTTAGCGAAGGTGAAAAACAAATTATCAAAGTTAGTTTAA
- a CDS encoding recombinase family protein, whose product MSRIFAYCRVSTLEQNIENQKREIESAGFKIEPYRIIEEHISGSVAASDRPGFSRLLDRMEYGDVLIVTKLDRLGRNAIDIRKTVEKLSELNIKVHCLALGGVDLTSPAGKMTMQVISAVAEFERDLLIERTHAGIVRAKREGKRFGRPPTLNDEQKKVVIARIQSGVSISAIAREFNTTRQTILRVKEKTTIKNTY is encoded by the coding sequence ATGTCACGAATTTTTGCTTATTGTCGGGTTTCGACGTTGGAACAAAATATAGAAAACCAAAAAAGGGAAATTGAATCGGCAGGTTTTAAGATAGAACCTTATCGAATTATTGAAGAGCATATTAGCGGATCTGTTGCTGCCAGTGACCGACCTGGATTTTCACGTCTGCTGGATAGAATGGAGTATGGTGATGTCCTGATTGTGACTAAGTTAGATCGCCTTGGTCGCAATGCAATTGATATTCGGAAAACTGTCGAAAAACTATCAGAGCTAAATATCAAAGTTCATTGTTTAGCGCTCGGAGGTGTAGATCTGACAAGTCCTGCGGGGAAAATGACGATGCAAGTGATTTCTGCCGTTGCTGAATTTGAACGAGATCTGTTGATTGAACGGACTCATGCTGGGATTGTAAGAGCAAAACGTGAGGGGAAACGTTTTGGTCGCCCCCCTACTCTCAATGATGAACAAAAAAAGGTTGTGATAGCGCGTATTCAGAGCGGTGTCAGTATTAGTGCTATTGCTCGTGAATTTAATACGACAAGACAAACAATATTGAGAGTTAAAGAAAAAACAACAATAAAAAACACGTATTGA
- the parM gene encoding plasmid segregation protein ParM domain-containing protein translates to MKLYCDDGSTNVKLAWFDKQELQTKLSTNSFKKGWKIEGLGGKGTFNYELNGQKFTYDEVSEQAIRTTHIEYQYTDANVLAIHHALLSSGLEPQDVDLVVTLPISEFYTADCQKNELNIQRKIENVLRPVQLNKGTTFTIKNVEVMPESLPAVLTQLVNDNVGEFEKSLVIDLGGTTLDVGVIVGQFDGVSAIHGNSEIGVSMVTQAALSALKMASSDTSALVADELIKQRHNEQFVRQIVNDESKTPLVLETIESAIKQLGERVVDELSQFKNVNRIYLVGGGASLIEPAIRKAWHLIDDKITLLDSPQTALVEAIAYFKED, encoded by the coding sequence ATGAAATTATATTGCGATGATGGTTCTACAAATGTGAAATTAGCATGGTTTGATAAACAAGAACTTCAAACCAAGTTATCAACGAATTCTTTTAAAAAAGGCTGGAAAATTGAAGGGTTAGGCGGGAAGGGGACTTTTAACTATGAATTAAATGGTCAAAAGTTCACTTATGATGAGGTGAGTGAGCAGGCGATTAGAACGACTCATATTGAGTATCAATATACAGATGCGAATGTGCTTGCTATCCACCATGCACTTTTAAGCAGTGGACTTGAACCTCAAGATGTCGATTTGGTTGTCACTTTACCTATCAGTGAGTTTTATACGGCTGATTGCCAAAAGAATGAATTGAATATCCAGCGTAAAATTGAAAACGTCCTCCGTCCCGTACAACTGAATAAAGGAACAACATTTACGATTAAGAATGTCGAAGTGATGCCTGAATCTTTACCTGCCGTGTTAACTCAGTTAGTGAATGATAATGTCGGTGAGTTTGAAAAATCACTGGTGATTGATTTAGGAGGAACAACACTGGATGTGGGCGTGATTGTGGGGCAGTTTGATGGTGTGAGTGCCATTCATGGTAACTCTGAAATTGGTGTCTCAATGGTCACTCAAGCTGCACTGAGCGCATTGAAAATGGCGTCCAGTGATACCAGTGCGCTTGTTGCGGATGAACTCATTAAGCAACGTCATAACGAGCAGTTTGTTCGCCAAATTGTCAATGATGAGTCTAAAACCCCATTAGTGTTAGAAACCATTGAATCTGCGATTAAACAATTAGGGGAACGCGTTGTTGATGAACTTAGCCAGTTTAAAAATGTGAATCGTATTTATCTGGTTGGCGGGGGGGCGTCTTTAATTGAGCCAGCAATTCGAAAGGCATGGCACCTTATTGATGATAAAATTACACTGTTAGACTCGCCCCAAACGGCACTAGTTGAAGCTATCGCCTATTTTAAAGAGGATTAA
- the ccdB gene encoding type II toxin-antitoxin system toxin CcdB: MQFIVYEYKRVSHYKMLVDVQSDIVDTPGRRMVIPLIESHNLSEKVSHSLFPVVNINGNDYRVMTTELTSVSETMMGNVTADICTDADIIKNAINLMFWGV, translated from the coding sequence ATGCAATTCATTGTTTATGAATATAAACGAGTAAGCCATTATAAAATGTTAGTTGATGTACAGAGCGACATAGTTGATACACCAGGCCGCCGTATGGTTATCCCGTTAATTGAATCCCATAACCTGTCAGAAAAAGTAAGCCATTCCTTATTTCCAGTAGTCAACATTAATGGTAATGACTACCGTGTAATGACCACCGAGCTAACCAGTGTGTCTGAAACCATGATGGGGAACGTCACTGCTGATATCTGCACTGATGCAGATATCATAAAAAATGCCATTAATCTTATGTTCTGGGGAGTTTAA
- a CDS encoding relaxosome protein TraM: MARQNVYMSQKVYDAIRTIVDERRADGASHADANMSSVCSEMLDIGVRVTMNLKKKADETDDEGMTWEELYKKQMLEDSAKTRQCIQMIFQMLFNINEIKEDSRYDFREGIAEMKKETERLVEQFFNINDK, translated from the coding sequence ATGGCAAGACAAAACGTATATATGTCACAAAAAGTTTATGATGCAATTAGAACTATTGTTGATGAACGGCGAGCAGATGGCGCAAGCCATGCAGACGCAAATATGTCGAGCGTCTGTTCAGAAATGCTGGATATTGGCGTTCGTGTCACGATGAATTTAAAAAAGAAGGCTGATGAAACAGATGATGAAGGAATGACATGGGAAGAGCTTTATAAAAAGCAAATGTTAGAGGACTCAGCAAAAACACGACAGTGTATTCAAATGATTTTTCAGATGTTATTTAATATTAATGAAATAAAAGAAGATAGTCGTTATGATTTTAGAGAAGGAATTGCAGAGATGAAAAAGGAAACTGAAAGGCTGGTAGAACAATTTTTTAATATTAATGATAAGTGA
- the umuD gene encoding translesion error-prone DNA polymerase V autoproteolytic subunit, which translates to MQIPIFESQITCGFPSPAQDHVERRLSLDAELIRYPESTYFLRASGDSMKDAGIFDGDLLVVESHLTARHGEIVVAEYDGEFTCKYLQITPTKALIPANRLFPAIPINDNMEVIIFGVVRYAVHTCW; encoded by the coding sequence ATGCAAATTCCCATTTTTGAAAGCCAAATTACCTGCGGCTTTCCAAGCCCAGCTCAAGACCACGTCGAGCGTCGTTTATCGCTCGATGCAGAACTGATCCGCTATCCTGAAAGTACCTATTTTCTTCGGGCATCAGGGGATTCAATGAAGGATGCGGGGATTTTTGACGGGGATTTGTTGGTCGTCGAAAGTCACCTGACAGCCCGTCATGGGGAAATAGTGGTCGCTGAATATGATGGTGAATTTACCTGTAAATACCTGCAAATCACACCGACTAAAGCGCTTATTCCTGCTAACAGACTATTTCCCGCTATTCCCATCAATGACAATATGGAAGTGATAATCTTCGGTGTCGTACGTTATGCCGTGCATACCTGTTGGTGA
- a CDS encoding transglycosylase SLT domain-containing protein codes for MQKWIITILMLYTSTIFAKDCFNNAARDYQLDADLLRAIAYRESAFKPNAINYVSPSSYAIGLMQIHSQNFNELARFGITEQQLRDDPCLNIYTGAYYLAKFIKIQGDVL; via the coding sequence ATGCAAAAATGGATAATAACGATACTTATGCTTTATACATCCACTATCTTTGCCAAAGATTGCTTCAATAATGCCGCAAGAGACTATCAATTGGATGCTGACTTATTACGGGCGATCGCTTATCGAGAAAGTGCATTTAAGCCAAATGCGATTAATTACGTATCTCCATCTAGTTATGCTATTGGATTAATGCAAATTCATTCACAGAATTTTAATGAATTGGCTCGATTTGGTATTACAGAACAACAATTAAGAGATGATCCCTGTCTAAATATTTATACCGGTGCTTACTATCTAGCAAAGTTTATAAAAATACAAGGTGATGTTTTGTAA
- the ccdA gene encoding type II toxin-antitoxin system antitoxin CcdA, with protein sequence MKHRISVTVDKENYQLLSASGINISGIVNDAMRKEADKLKRERWKADNREGMQEVANFIAQYGSFADENRNW encoded by the coding sequence ATGAAACATAGAATCAGTGTTACTGTAGACAAAGAAAATTATCAGCTTCTTAGTGCTTCAGGCATAAATATTTCAGGCATCGTCAATGATGCTATGCGTAAAGAAGCTGATAAGTTAAAGCGTGAACGGTGGAAAGCTGATAACCGCGAAGGTATGCAGGAAGTTGCAAATTTTATTGCGCAATATGGCTCCTTTGCAGATGAAAACAGGAACTGGTGA
- a CDS encoding response regulator transcription factor, producing MSTHDPIDLDAIKQAVFREYLPDFLNSVYFWLILDQSGQVLSCSSPEKLHSILNSLKIPKKEKRFNISSIELVKHQLYPIAIAMDVIDLVFSHEGNIINLKIYDYMENTNIKFRVFNSEFFIRKDSFYNQLDFLSSIKRLKEINPLELLTSTEWTVAWLVIHGLTNPEVAKIMKRSNETIKEHVSRILGASRLRVFNRYLLSDIAFQLNWDCFVPLSILEKYQENTPRVGWFTD from the coding sequence ATGTCTACTCATGATCCTATTGATCTCGATGCGATAAAACAAGCGGTTTTTCGAGAATACCTACCTGATTTTTTAAATAGCGTATATTTTTGGTTGATTCTTGACCAAAGTGGTCAAGTTCTATCCTGTAGCTCTCCTGAAAAGCTTCATTCAATTCTAAACTCACTGAAAATTCCTAAAAAAGAAAAGCGTTTTAATATTTCATCGATTGAATTAGTTAAGCATCAGTTATATCCAATTGCTATTGCAATGGATGTTATTGACCTTGTATTTTCTCATGAAGGTAATATTATTAATTTGAAAATATATGATTACATGGAAAATACCAATATTAAATTTAGAGTTTTCAATTCTGAATTCTTTATAAGAAAAGATAGTTTTTATAATCAACTGGATTTTTTATCTTCAATAAAAAGATTAAAAGAGATAAACCCCTTGGAATTACTAACTAGTACTGAATGGACTGTTGCATGGCTAGTTATTCACGGATTAACTAATCCAGAAGTTGCTAAAATAATGAAACGAAGTAATGAAACTATAAAAGAACATGTTAGTAGAATACTTGGTGCAAGTAGATTGCGTGTTTTTAATCGTTATTTATTATCAGATATTGCGTTTCAACTTAATTGGGACTGTTTTGTTCCATTATCTATTTTAGAAAAATACCAGGAGAATACCCCCCGAGTCGGGTGGTTTACAGACTAA